The following proteins come from a genomic window of Bactrocera dorsalis isolate Fly_Bdor chromosome 6, ASM2337382v1, whole genome shotgun sequence:
- the LOC125779309 gene encoding tigger transposable element-derived protein 1-like produces MPSKRTKNESFEPNKKRKTLSLECKLNIIKDFEAKMKICELAKKFDLPESTVRTVVKGKEKIMTAVKDSQSLNSSIIRKRHGIIAQMETLLQSWCDNQVRVKNCPVDQNTVCFQAKQIFEKLKEEAGEAAENEVFKASNGWFSRFKSRCNWHSIAESGEAASADKETASLYPEKLKTMIDEGGYTSQTIFNVDETGLFWKKMPKKTFIAREEKTFPGFKAAKDRLTVMVGANAAGDCKLKPLLVYRSENPRALKNKSKAGLPVIWKSNAKAWVTASLFEDWFGHHFIPEVERYCRLKEIPFKVMLLIDNAPGHPPATLINFDPRVEVVFLPPNTTSLLQPMDQGVIKTFKAYYTRRSFAHLHEAMRQNNELSVKDFWKQFNVLDAVRIIGQSWNEVSQKTLNGVWKKLCPFFFTSETQGETISDPEQIDSIIEEVVDIAKQLNLEVDNDDVQELLESHNQELTIDEVINRNA; encoded by the coding sequence ATGCCGTCTAAAAGAACGAAAAATGAGTCATTTGAGCCtaacaagaaaagaaaaacactgTCTTTGGAGTGTAAACTGAATATAATTAAAGACTTTgaagcaaaaatgaaaatttgtgaaTTGGCAAAGAAATTTGACCTACCGGAATCAACAGTCCGAACAGTTGTAAAaggtaaagaaaaaattatgaccGCTGTGAAAGACTCTCAATCTTTGAATTCAAGTATCATCCGTAAGCGTCACGGTATTATCGCACAGATGGAAACATTGCTACAGTCATGGTGTGATAATCAAGTAAGAGTGAAAAATTGTCCTGTTGATCAAAATACAGTGTGCTTTCAAGCAAAGcagatttttgaaaaactaaaagaagAAGCTGGGGAGGCGGCTGAAAATGAAGTGTTTAAAGCTAGTAACGGCTGGTTCAGCCGATTTAAGAGTCGTTGTAATTGGCATAGCATCGCAGAGAGTGGAGAAGCGGCAAGCGCTGATAAAGAAACTGCATCTCTCTATCcagaaaaactcaaaacaatGATAGATGAAGGTGGCTACACTAGTCAAACTATTTTCAACGTAGATGAAACAGGTCTTTTTTGGAAGAAAATGcctaaaaaaacttttattgcgCGTGAAGAGAAAACTTTTCCAGGTTTTAAAGCCGCCAAGGATCGATTAACAGTGATGGTTGGTGCGAATGCAGCTGGAGATTGTAAATTAAAACCTCTCTTAGTTTATCGCTCAGAAAATCCAAgagccttaaaaaataaatctaaagcTGGTTTGCCTGTCATTTGGAAGTCTAATGCAAAAGCTTGGGTGACAGCTTCTCTTTTTGAAGACTGGTTTGGCCATCATTTTATTCCTGAAGTCGAACGTTACTGCCGATTAAAAGAAATCCCATTTAAAGTGATGCTACTAATTGACAATGCGCCAGGTCATCCTCCCGCAACTCTAATTAATTTCGATCCACGTGTGGAAGTTGTATTTTTGCCACCAAACACTACCAGCTTGCTTCAACCAATGGACCAGGGAGTCATTAAAACATTTAAAGCTTACTACACAAGGCGGTCATTTGCACATCTACATGAAGCTATGAGACAAAACAATGAGCTTTCTGTTAAAGACTTTTGGAAGCAATTCAATGTTTTAGATGCTGTAAGAATTATTGGACAATCTTGGAATGAGGTTTCACAAAAAACTCTCAATGGTGTCTGGAAAAAACTGTGTCCATTTTTTTTCACCTCTGAAACCCAAGGAGAAACCATTTCAGATCCTGAACAAATCGATAGCATAATAGAAGAAGTGGTCGATATCGccaagcaattaaatttagagGTCGATAATGATGACGTTCAAGAATTGCTAGAATCACACAATCAAGAGCTAACAATTGACGAGGTTATAAATAGAAATGCGTAA